The stretch of DNA AAGCTAGTATTTataggagaaatctggtgtaaaattgacttggggtgtagtgaaacaaacatttgtcaaatagctctagggctgaacgattaattgcatttgcgataattttgcgatattttaaaacgcgattctctaaccgcactggctgcgatttgactggtcacgtggcttgggagcgagccaagccgatgacgagcggagcatacccgagcagaaggcagggaggtggagaagtgaagtcaacacagcgcactttagggcgttttcacaccagcactatttggtccggttaaaacgaactctggtccgtttgtaactttagtgcggttcgattgagcaggtgtaaaaacagtaatcgcactcgggtgcggatcaaaagaaccggaccgagaccacctcctctaggtaccaaacgaactctggagcggttcgcttgtggtgagaacgtgatccggtctcgatcggatccacctattaaatataagccatttatttgagctaaactgctgataaagcaagcatagtttaaactaatatattagccagataacgctaattaccacagctgtgaacaaacactgtgtccaggcacgcgctgcattcactgctctgtttattatgtataaatctgcgctgcattcatagctcacggccgcgtgactctgtttattatgtataaatctgcgctgcacgcagaaacactgtgtttgaaagtgcagtgtttcagcgttcagtgttaaagcacagatatttgcgctggaacacaaaatcttctcgctgtatttacttttttcgtatatttatatttaatgtactcccgtgtcagatagctctgaccaatcagaggacacaggctgcttgcgtggtttattgatgcgcattttggtgcgtttacatttatgcctatgggaaaccagaccgaacagagcgagaaaacgctccaagtaaacaaactaattagaaacgaactacaggtgtgaaaacgcccttgttgcacaatggcttcaggctcgacagaacacatcagttgtgtagaattactttggctttaaaaaagaagatgctgctcaacgtcaggtactgtgctaaacgtgccttgctactgttgctacgacgcgaggtaacactacaaacctttttcagcatttaaaaaaacaccacaaagcctcgtgtggtatttgcaaggctaaaatgccaacgaccagtgctgcatcttcaaatacagaaaataacgagttggttaaagcagattctctttatgttttttgcactttaatttttcatgatgttactagctggagagcagtaagttaaagtaaggtaacaatctattgtttttcctaataaaaaaaatggtgaaaaggaaaagctatttatgtatttatttttctataaaaaaaacaaatggtgaaaaggaaaagcatagattttttgctttattgttatctgtgctttaaataaatctgacattgtttattattaaacagattgatttattgcttctgttgttgaaaaatacttgagaagacaaaaaaatcgcattttaaatcgcaatcgcaatttatagataaaaaaattgcaattagattattttccaaaatcgttcagccctaaatAGCTCACATCCATTTACCAGcagcattccaaaaaaaaaagcatttttcggAACAGACTTTTTGCCGGTGTTCTCCCAACAGGCTTAGTTAAAATGCTAGCATCAGGGGCACAGAGTTGCTCATACAAAGAACCACTTGTTTTCAGTATTAACATgcacaaagtagctccacacttcattgaaAGAATTCTGAGcaccctgatatttaaaatgaggcactaagAACTTATTTTATAACTAATATAGAGTATATATTCATTAACAGCTATATAAACAGTGTTTCTCAGTGGCTTATTTTGAATGTCAGGGTggtcagaattctaccaatgatgtgtggagctactttgagcttgataATACTATACAAATTGTGATTATTTTGCATAGTCAACTCTGTGCCCCTTTTTCtatcattgtaagcctgttgaaaGATTTGGCtaaaaagcgctgtatttcagactTCTGGGGGCAAACTGTGCAAGTGGGATATCCAACAAAAGTTcttacttgttatcatgttttactacatctcaagtccatttcacactggatttctcctttcaGTATTAAAATATCAAGTTTAGTATGTgctcagtagtagtagtactaaagTTTCCCTTTTTAACAGGGAACTGTAGCTAGCTAAGCTGAAGTAGAAGCATATCTTAAATAGTCTGTTTGTGGTTTTGTTACTTGGTTTGTTATTcagtctagcctagcctagcttagcttagaaCTACAGcccagctagttagctaacctagctaatttacataaacaaatacaaacaacTACATAGGTTACATATTTTCTAATTATTCCAGACTCTTACCAGATagctatgtgtgtgtttgtgtgtggaaagCTAGCTAAACTGTTTGTAATCGGACACCCAAGCAGCAGCTTTTTAGTCTTTGCAGACACACTGGCCTCCTTGCTCACCTGTAAGGAACAGCAGTGGCTAAATTCAAAATGACCCAGTGTAGATtttcacagaaacactgacccacacagtagTGTGACGTGGAGtgctcccatgatgctttgcAGCTCCTTAGATTTTAATTTGAGTTAATAATTCATTACCTTAGCTGTAGTTTTGTTAAGCAGGCTTTGAAgtgttagtttttgtttttatagaCGTTATTCTGTGTTTAGTttgttaagttttatttatttattcattttatttttggagGAGGACCTACCATCATGTAGTCAACTATTGAGAAACGGTGCCTTAAATAACCGCCATTTCCTTCTGCAGTCACATTTCCACTGTAACTTTCTAAAGAAACGTTTGAGAGGGGGCTGTGCAAGACAGTATCGTCACGGAGGTACACAATCCCGAAACACTGACCCCCACAGAGAAATGATATTGTGGCATAGGAGTGCTCCCACGATGCTTTGCAGCTCTTTAGATTTTAATTTGAGTTTATAATTCAGGAACTTAGCTGTAGTTCTGTTAAGCAGATTTTGAAGTGTTATTTTATGGTCTAATAGATGTTTCACTGTTCTTGGTTTGTtggttttggatttttttttttaggactggCCACCATGCAGTCCACCAGGAGATACAGTGCCCAGTCTCCCACAGTCCCACTCACAAATGTGTTATCAAAAATCAAGCACAGCCCTTGCCTCTGCTTCTACATTTCTCAGGAGTTTCTTTAAGTGGTAAGACATTTCTTATATATTGCACAGTTTAGCCACAGCCATAGTCAAAGATACGTCACTTGTGTGTCACACCATGGTAGAAAACCCTTTTAAGTGGTAGACCCCGAGAGGTTGCAAGTTCCCCAGAAAAAGCAATGAGCTTCCCTCTCTTTGGTAATGTAGGATGACCTTCCCCCTCCCTCCAGAATTTAGCACAGTTTTAGTGAATGTTTACAGACTTATGTTTATCAGTTCTTTTTAGGAAGATAAACTGTGttgttgttgggtttttttttttcataatttggtgGCAAATAAAGAGTTTCTTTATATAGATATAGAGTTTGAgaagaagtgagagagaaagatagatgagaGTCTGAGAACTGAAACCAGGTGAGGAATGAACAGAAAATAACTACATTCTGCAAACTTGTGTAGATTGTAGAATCAATAGCTGTCAAatcagtggcttgcaaaataaTGCAAAACTTATTATACAGctaaaaactacataaaaatagCTAGGAAAATATAATTTCTAACTATATCTTTACCGTTTAATATTTTATTCCTATTTATCCAACATGATGATTTGTCAGGATAACAAGTAGTGTTTCTCAAGACCAAGGTTGTTTTGTTAAGATAACAATATGTTATTGTCtctaaaaaaatagattattttagaaaaatatgatTGTGTGGTAATGTGCAGATTCAACATTTCCAGTCTGCTGTCAGACAGGACaaaacatgtttgtttttttccagacagGTTTTCTTTTAGTGTTCTTAATAATGGATTTTTGACTGCACTCTACAGTACATGCCCCACACATTTTCTTAAGGATTTTATAAACAGAAACTTCCCTCTTACGAACACAGCTGGTCCACACGCACCTGCATCTATATACAGACACTGAAATAAACTgcttcagagagagagatcatAACTGTTATGCTTGAAAGCAACATTTGAAAAAGGTTCCAGAAAAAATAGCCTGTAACATTATAGAAATATTGTAATGTTGTGAAagttattagaaacattttgacaTAACGTTCCCAGCTAAACAGATACTAACATTATCAAAAAGTTAAAAGTAACATACTCaaaactaaaattaatatatatatatatataaatatatatatataagttaattaaaaacattctaagaattTTAGTTGTAATGTCAGAAAATGTTATATGaatcaaaaattgttagctgggtttAGATCATTTGCATTAAATACTACACATAATTATAGCCTAACGTTAaccataaacattaaaaaaatttgaccatataCCAACTAATCTGTTTATTTAACTTCCTCTCAAACTCACACCAACATAACCATGGTCCCCAAAACCACAACATCCTAATTACTACAGACACCCATGTGCTTCCACATTCCTCTATTtttataaacaattaaaaaataataacaccaCGTTCCCTGTTATGAATTAGGCTTTAAATCCCAGCTACCAAGATAACATAAAGTTGGTCCACATTGCAGCCCACACATTTCACAGACTGATGGCACAAAAGAGGGCCAGATGTGGTTGTGTGCTCTTAGTCAGTTTACACTATCACACAACCGCTACAACTTCACTACCAGAAATGACCCACAGATAACCTATGTGTACAACAACAGGCGCATGATCATGTCTTATGTGGCTCAGTTTTAAATAGATAGCAAACCTTGGGCAGACACATCTGGTACATACCACATAGAATGATAGCACAGAAGCACAGAATTGGCCCAGATCTGCTTTGGGACAAGTGTGGCATATTTTAATATGTGGCTCACTTTCAGTAGAAATTgacataaacatattttaatttaagtcattttaaagcatcatttgtgtaaaagaaaaattaaaatggttaaaaaaaggttttgaaaTCTTTAGTGATGAAATGTAATATGCTCTAGGTAAAAGTGATATGTTGACAAaaccagattcacattattagacacAGCCCAAATAGCAAAAGTATGTggaatcaacctttatttttccATTGTATAACAAATGAATCAGTGTTGATCTTGGACACCAGAACTAAATTAATCATGAATGTCGACATTAGGTTTATTCTATGATTTTATAGCCTTTTCCTTGCAGCATCTGACATCTGAATCAATGGCAGCCCTGATAAAACAAATTCAGCCCAAGATCAGCTGATCATCCAGAAAAAatcataccctatgctggtaggCTTATATGGTCTCACTGCAGAACCAGAAGTCCAGGGGTGGTCCAACTCTGATCCAACTCCTTCTATGTCATGTTTTCATCGGTCCTgtccctaaacctaatcctaaccccaCCCCTTGGATTTATGGGAGGAGTGGCTATTTTAATGACCAGGATAAGGTACGTTTTTTCTGGATGACTTGCTGGTTGTTattgggctggattttttttgcagGGTTGACATTGATTTAAAGAGCAATTTAACACTAATAGTATGATGGCCCCTATgaagcaatgttaaataaaggctgtttaaatatatttatacatttttttctatatatgttttattagtaGAAGTAGTATCATTGTTATGCTTACTTAAGCTTTATACCTCTTTATTTGCACCCTGTTATACGGGTCCTGTTTATACTATTGCACTATTGGCTTGTGTcttttgtctcacgtatgtctatctgTGTCCTTGCTGTATTGTATATATGGTTTCTCACATTCTTTTATACTTATAATCTTAttttcaatacttttgggaaggagagtaacataatttaaattctctgtatgtcctttACATATGCAGAATTGACAATAAAAACGTGACTTGACTGCTGCTCAATTTcgttgtacactgtgcaatgacaataaaggcatcttttactttcagtgcttgtgtagtacattttagaataaacttttttaatacattaattatttcACTTTGgtatggagcttaaagaacactttaacttttactcaagttcctTTTTTGATAGGGGACTTGTATTTTTACTGGGTGTGGGTGTTTTGTACCTTATTAATCTGTGGAGATTTGCTTTGAGCGGTAGCTGCAGTAGATGCAGTGGATCCAGGAGATGGCAGAAACTCGCTGTGAGGCGGTTCCTCTTGCTGCACTGCCACATCAGAGCAAGAGGAGGGAGGAAGCGGTGTTATTATTGGAGCTTTGTTGATTTGGGAAGTGACACCTCGACAACAAAGCGCTGGATCATTTTACAGACATGTATTCGGCCTGAGTTCAGCAGTTAGGGGGTTAGTATTGAGGGATGAGAAGCTGTGGGGGAACATTTACTGAACTGCAGTAGTGTTAGCTGAGGAAACAAGCGCTGCCGTTAGTTTAGCACTGAAGATTCGATTAACtacaagctagttagctaacgctagcttagcCACCGTTAGCCAGTCTGTttgtctgttagctagctaagcttagCTAAGCTAGTAGCTTTAGCTAGGCCGGCTGTGAGGCTGTAGGCCAGTATTTTTGGTCTGACAGCGTTTCTCTAGCTAGAATATTAGTTAAACTCGACAGTTGGCGATGGATGTGAATCTAACGATCTCTCTAATGAGGGGACAGATGGGTGTAGTTATAGAGAAGGCGGTGAACGCCGCGGTGGAGACCGTGCTGGGCGAGATGATCCGAGTGGTCAGCCTGAAATTCGAGGAGTTTAGGAAGGAGATGAACGCCAAAGAGAAGGAGAACGAGAACATCAGGAACATGCTGGAGGTGTCGCGGTGTCAGATGAAGACCATGCGGAGATATGTGAACGCGCTGACGGCTCGAGAGGACCGGCAGGCTCTGCTCAGTCACAGACCGGACAGACCCGTGGTGCTTCAGTTCGAGTCGGGCAGGGTCAGGGCTGCTCACCACAGCAGAGACCACCTTATGCCTCCGAGAAGAGCCCCAGCGACCAGTGTTAACCATAACCCTCCCCCCTGTGTTGAAGTGCAgaatacagtacagaatacagCCGCAAAATCGGCTCATGTCGCAGAGAACACATGGGAGAAGACCGTGCCTGTGTCTCGACCTCAAACCATGCCTCAACCACTCGTCCAACCCGCCGAGACCTTCATCAACCCTCCTGAGAACTACAGCGAGGGAGAGACCAGTGCACCAAAGATGCACATGGGCTCTCTGAAAGGTATGGAGGAATATAGAAGATCTGTCATTACACACAGCTGACCTGAAACATCCTAACCTCCTTAACacactcacagcaatgcttcaaaacttacaaaaaaaaaaaaaacaggacaaatgtgggccatttgcttgttgtaactcttccaaataatattttttcatcTCTAAATCTAGTAACAcacatttaactattcaaaacatgtactggtcaatctcaggcagcttcacttaatttttttacaaggtttctaagccgaagTACATTTGTTTCTTAGTCCTTTTACCAAAAATcacgtgacatttaaaaagcatgtttaaaagcatgtctaattcatttgattttttctcaagaaagtctttattttaaagaaatgacgGACTGCATGACCAGTTTGAATAATAGATAGTTATGACAAAAAATCTCTATAAATGCACACacattgtatttttgtatttcttcACAAAATACCAAACCagaattttctaaaaaaaatggtttacacTGACTAATGTTCATATTATTTTGATCAATAATCCAGGGGAATctactcactcctgttgctgacactcactcctgtcactggaacacactcctgttactggaactcattcctgttgctGGCACGCACTCCTGTACTGGCACTCAGATCTGTTTCCCTttgttatgagtaacaggactgtTTTTAACATAGATTTagcaaaaacttaaaaaaaaagctaaatggcgtctatgctaatagcatgaggacaatGAGCACATTCTAggtattttcccaaaatttgtattttaaaaatatttaacttCTAAAAGTTAaattaggtaacaggacagagtgatGAGATTGACCTTCTCAGTCATAGTCACAATAGGATCAAataacttcctgttgtaggtgTAACTTTTAGAATGTTCCAGGTTTTTAAGATGGCGTAATGCAttatggtaacaggaatgagggaaaacccagggacacaattaaaatgtgtatttttagatTACacctctgaaggattttaatagaGTGGGGCCAATAATAACTGCAATTTcttcagtttttattaatgtttttaataacatatcttactttttcaattgggtcaatgtacaagacactatgcttaataataaaatgtaggacAATAAAAGACTtatgtattgtgtgtttgtgtttttttatgttgtacaGGAGAGAACTCAGCTGCTGCCATGTTGGAAAGTGAAGGTCTAGTGGCAGAAAGCAATGATCCCCTGTGGGGTCAAACACCTCCAGCTACTTCTGAGGTGGAGCACACAGACACTGTGGACTCTGGCATGCTCCCTGTTACCGACAACAATGAAGGATTTAGCACAGCTACAGCGATCTGTGGAGGGTCTCCGCCTTTCAAAATTAAACAAGAAGAAGGAGAGGTTGAAATCGTCCATGTGAAGGAGGAGCCAGTGGAAGCAGCCAATTCTGAATGTGCTCAGCTAGAGCTCTGTCAGCAAGCTGTAGAAGCAGGACCTAGTATTTCCCTAGATCTGCCTTTGGCCCAGCAGTGTCACCAGCTCTCTATGCCTTCTATTACGGATCCAGGCTTTCTGGGAGTGGACCCTAGTACATGTAAGTTAAAGTTGTGCATTCTCTCACTTTATCTGTCTTGAATAGctgttataatttattattatttagcatGATTGCTAATTAAGTGTGGCTCAATTAAAGACACATAATCTAACAAAACTAATTACacacaaatatgttttattgggtttattgatttaatatttttagtgTAGGCTAGTaagtaaaaatgtgattttaatgaTCTGTATGGCCTCCTTTAGCAGCAATCACTTCCATGCAGTGTTTTAATTAATCAGTATTTTCACATATCAAGCGTTTCTATAGGTCAAGACCCTGACCTATTCCAAGGACTATTCTAAAATAAAAGTTCTTTTTTCAGCTGTATTTGAAGGACTGTTGTTTTTTGCTACAGTAGTATGGCATAATGATATGGAATTATAGTGCCACACCCAGGGCACAGGGTAGCATTTACACTGTCTTCAATCAGGAACAGTTGCACTTTACATGGCTGTAGGTTACAAATTTAGTTTACAAGCTGTTGTGTAATAGGCATTGCCTCCTGTTGCTTCATGTGGGTTTAGAGAGACCTGCAGTGGTAGAAATTGGCCACAACTGATACTAAAGATTGATGAGTATTCTTTTAATAGAATCTAAAGAGTGCAGGGTGTGTGCTAGAGCAGGTGGACAATGGGATAAGAATGTCtaatcagataaaacattttaaaggatAACAGAAAATAAGTAAACATATAGTAAACAATAGTACATGTGTTTGATACTAAAGGAAAATTACACTCTTCTCATTTTCCATGACCTAACTACCGAAAGCAGGTTATATCTGctcaattaaaatgattttacttCAGTCTCATATACACATTCATTATTAATTTCTTGACATCTGGTGAAAACTCCTATGTTTCAAAATGTTGCAGTGCATAATTGCAGGACAAATATTgcaacaagttttttttccagtattgtgCAACCTTATGGTACCTTCAATTCTGTGTATGTGTCTGGTCGAGCaaactaaatattatataatataatccctttaattctgaaaaaaagaaacatagtAGCTGTTCAAAACTTAAATATACTACCTTAATCTGATCGAAGAGAGGATACAAAAATAATACCTTCAAAAAGATAAGGGAAATAAATGAACATCAGATATGAAAGGGTTTTCAATTTCACATTCAggattaaatcattttttttctattaaacaacaaatgcatttttaatacAGATAAATCCAATCCTCATGAGCAATGAGCTGTAATTTTATGTGACACATTTGTTTATAATCGGGCACTGACACGAAGACTCTTGCTGGTTTGAGGTTCCCATGAATCAATGATGGTTATGGAGTACTGGATCAGAAGCCATGGTAAGCATCTCTTTTATTcgtttatataattattatttttatttattgttgatttcTCTGTGCTTTCTCTGATGCCCTGTGGCTCATACTTCTCTGTCTTTATCTACATTTCACTAGGACTGATCTTTAATAAGTGTTCTTACTGATCTGGACTGATCTGTTTAATAAATATAGGCCCGGAATAAAAACTGTATTTGGCAGAATAATTGGAAAAGTAGGGATGACTGACAAATAAATACATGCTcccaaatgtattaaataatattgTATACATAAAGTAACTAGAACCAGAATGTGTTTAGAATACATTTTGAAAAGGTATTCACGACAGTTCATTTTAGATAAAGTGGTAAAAACACAGAAACGCACATTTCATTCCCTCCTTTTGCCTCTTGAGTTTCAACCACCACCCTCTTGCTACTGTAAGCGCCAAATGCGTTAaaatcaggctgaccaatcagGGATGAGCTCTGcttaaataaatgcaaaacaaCAGCATATATGTGGAGCAACACACATGCTATAAAACTAAACGGCTGGGTTATCTATACAATTGTTTAAGTTTGTCCAGGAGCATCCTAGTATGTTCATGTTCCAGAAAGAACAGGTACAATGTGAACTACAGTGAGGAGGAGGAAATTTAAGAGAGCCGAAAAAGAAGCACAGCATATAGAAGAAGGGACATTCATAAAAGCTGTGAAGTTTctagcccttttttttttactgataacaAAAGGccctttatatattaaaaagtcatGGCATGTTTGCTCTTAGGAGATTCTAGAAAGAATAATAAGTCAAAGTGGCTTCATAAAAAAAGTCAGTTCAGTCATCCCTAAAGGCTTTGCAAAGAAGTAGTTTTATCAACCCTATTCTAGCACTAACTAAACAGCAAATTCATAAATTCTGTAGAGATTTTAAGTTTGTTTAATATAGTTACttctaaataaacacatttgcatgattttttttctttctagacAAACGACTGAAAAATGCTGAGCGAACCAGGAGATACAGAGCGAAATTAAATGCAGATCCTGTTAAGAGGGAAGCCATGCTGGAGCACAAACGGCAACAGTTAATTACTTATTCTTGTTTATCGTCTAAGCTTTctaaatttagcattttatttaagCAGCATTTGTATTTAACAGTACTTTAAATATGCAACATTGTCTTCAATTCCAGGTACCAGGAAAAAAAAGCACACGGAGAGATAATGTCCAGTAAATTTCTTCCCTTGGAAAAGCGGTTAAAACTGCAACAGAAATGGGCAGCAGCCAAACGACGGCAACGGCGAAAAACTACAGCAGAGCATGTTGGACTAGAGACACTTTAGACTCTTTGTACATACCGtatttaaacatacacacacacgtgcagtATTATCAGTCAGTTGTTCAGTATTATTGCTGATGTGGAATTGTAAAACATGTTTAATCAAAGTTGGCATGTAaagttttttattcattcattattttaaatgaagatgtatgtgtatatatcagTTTTCTATATATAATGTTCTGTTGTGTATATAAAAAGGCACAAATTAAATCTGATATACCGTGACAGacgtgtgattgtgtgtgtg from Astyanax mexicanus isolate ESR-SI-001 chromosome 11, AstMex3_surface, whole genome shotgun sequence encodes:
- the si:ch211-67e16.4 gene encoding uncharacterized protein si:ch211-67e16.4 isoform X1, translating into MDVNLTISLMRGQMGVVIEKAVNAAVETVLGEMIRVVSLKFEEFRKEMNAKEKENENIRNMLEVSRCQMKTMRRYVNALTAREDRQALLSHRPDRPVVLQFESGRVRAAHHSRDHLMPPRRAPATSVNHNPPPCVEVQNTVQNTAAKSAHVAENTWEKTVPVSRPQTMPQPLVQPAETFINPPENYSEGETSAPKMHMGSLKGENSAAAMLESEGLVAESNDPLWGQTPPATSEVEHTDTVDSGMLPVTDNNEGFSTATAICGGSPPFKIKQEEGEVEIVHVKEEPVEAANSECAQLELCQQAVEAGPSISLDLPLAQQCHQLSMPSITDPGFLGVDPSTYAESQLAMAGDQRQVRPWCKDLNLYDEYKRKRIEIRKRSETRRRELEQTLPQALLADLVKERREKTRLRVARWRAKRKLQACLMSQASQLNGGPTQGLFTQRGNRRRAETVGQQRSFGALGRPSPSETGAYNLPLQIGSSPLLAAQRLGVAEGQMPSGSTMFPHHSVPTAGSEMFQ
- the si:ch211-67e16.4 gene encoding uncharacterized protein si:ch211-67e16.4 isoform X2, which produces MDVNLTISLMRGQMGVVIEKAVNAAVETVLGEMIRVVSLKFEEFRKEMNAKEKENENIRNMLEVSRCQMKTMRRYVNALTAREDRQALLSHRPDRPVVLQFESGRVRAAHHSRDHLMPPRRAPATSVNHNPPPCVEVQNTVQNTAAKSAHVAENTWEKTVPVSRPQTMPQPLVQPAETFINPPENYSEGETSAPKMHMGSLKGENSAAAMLESEGLVAESNDPLWGQTPPATSEVEHTDTVDSGMLPVTDNNEGFSTATAICGGSPPFKIKQEEGEVEIVHVKEEPVEAANSECAQLELCQQAVEAGPSISLDLPLAQQCHQLSMPSITDPGFLGVDPSTCSHESMMVMEYWIRSHDKRLKNAERTRRYRAKLNADPVKREAMLEHKRQQYQEKKAHGEIMSSKFLPLEKRLKLQQKWAAAKRRQRRKTTAEHVGLETL